The Scyliorhinus canicula chromosome 13, sScyCan1.1, whole genome shotgun sequence genome contains a region encoding:
- the LOC119975843 gene encoding E3 ubiquitin-protein ligase TRIM39-like, translated as MASRQHKQSLSEKEEASWKRRIHNRGKKLSGADGVLSIRKFNSPLPFPVWRGMLDVINHVSVTLDVETANPWLEVSEDLKSLKWIGPGRSPPDTRKRFTHWPCVLGSEGFTSGRHYWEVEVTGNRGWSLGVAAESVERKYPVSLIPRTGFWSIARFDKHFNIMSSSRSPLRAGQIPGKVGVYLSYESGTVSFYNVDTKSHLHTFTGNKFTEKLYPFFETCDGNQLLRICSSSDLDLEEGRVLGMGTSQ; from the exons AATTCACAATCGGGGTAAAAAGCTGTCAGGAGCAGATGGTGTCCTGTCCATCAGAAAATTCAACAGCCCTTTGCCGTTCCCAGTGTGGAGAGGAATGCTGGATGTCATTAACCATG TCTCTGTGACCCTGGATGTTGAAACAGCGAATCCCTGGCTCGAGGTGTCTGAGGATCTGAAGAGTTTGAAATGGATTGGTCCCGGAAGGAGTCCTCCTGACACCAGGAAGAGGTTTACACACTGGCCCTGTGTGCTGGGATCAGAGGGATTCACATCGGGGAGACATtactgggaggtggaggtgacAGGGAATCGGGGCTGGAGTCTGGGAGTAGCCGCAGAGTCTGTGGAGAGGAAGTACCCAGTCAGTCTGATCCCAAGGACTGGGTTCTGGAGCATTGCACGGTTTGATAAACACTTTAATATAATGTCCTCTTCTCGATCCCCTCTCCGTGCCGGTCAGATCCCCGGGAAGGTGGGAGTTTATCTCAGTTATGAGTCTGGGACAGTTTCATTTTATAACGTGGACACCAAGTCCCATCTCCACACCTTCACTGGGAATAAATTCACTGAGAAACTTTAtcctttctttgaaacttgtgatgGGAACCAGTTACTGAGAATCTGCTCCAGTTCTGATCTGGATCTGGAAGAGGGGCGGGTCCTTGGAATGGGAACGTCACAATGA